TTCAGACCTGCATATCTGGGCATTTACAAAGTCAGGGAGCTATTACCTGAGACCACAATCTTAGCTCTGACAGCATCAGCAACTCCGGAAGTACAAAAGGATATTTGTGAAAAGCTGCACTTTAAGCCAAATTTTAAAAAGTATGAAAAAAGCTTTGTCAGAGAAAATCTTTCCTATGTAAATATTTATGAAGAAAATAAACAAGAGCGACTGCTCAGACTTATAGAAAAATTAAAAGGTACCGGGATTATTTATGTTAGAAACAGGAGAAAAACTCAGGAATGGGCTGCTTTTTTAAGTAAAAATAATATTTCTGCCGACTTTTATCATGCAGGTCTGAATGGAGAAACCCGCAGCAGAAAACAAGATGAATGGATAAAAAATATTACGCAAGTCATGGTTTGCACCAATGCCTTTGGGATGGGGATTGACAAACCGGATGTAAGATTTGTTGTTCACCTTGATATATGTGAATCATTAGAAGCTTATTATCAGGAAGCGGGTAGGGCAGGCAGGGATGGAGAAAGTTCCTATTGTGTTGTTTTTTATGATCAATCTGATATTTTACAAGTTAAAAAAGCGATTACAGAATACTTTCCGGAATTTTCGGAAGTCAAGAAAATATATTTTGAAATCTTTAATTTCCTGAACATTGCTTATAATGACGGAGAATTAAAAACGTATCCCCTGAACTTGCTGGCCTTTTCTAAAAAAGTAAATATTAATCTCAATAAAATTCTGGTTTCATTCAGATTATTGGAGCAAATGAATTTCATGATTTTTAATGAATCAATTTATGTATCTCCTAAGATAAAGTTCACAACAAACTCAGAATCAATACAAAAGTTTATAAAAGAAAATCCTTCGTCAGAGCGTATAGTAAAATTATTTTTAAGAAGTTACCCCGGAGTTTTTGAGTATTTTGTACACTTTCGTCCGGAG
The Chitinophagaceae bacterium DNA segment above includes these coding regions:
- a CDS encoding RecQ family ATP-dependent DNA helicase, which produces KYSFLYVSPERLQTEYFQERLKYMPVSLIAVDEAHCISQWGYDFRPAYLGIYKVRELLPETTILALTASATPEVQKDICEKLHFKPNFKKYEKSFVRENLSYVNIYEENKQERLLRLIEKLKGTGIIYVRNRRKTQEWAAFLSKNNISADFYHAGLNGETRSRKQDEWIKNITQVMVCTNAFGMGIDKPDVRFVVHLDICESLEAYYQEAGRAGRDGESSYCVVFYDQSDILQVKKAITEYFPEFSEVKKIYFEIFNFLNIAYNDGELKTYPLNLLAFSKKVNINLNKILVSFRLLEQMNFMIFNESIYVSPKIKFTTNSESIQKFIKENPSSERIVKLFLRSYPGVFEYFVHFRPELIADVLRIEAQQVLKHLEFLQSREMVKYELQSESPSVTFLSNREKENYVRFDKALFEKRKENFVFRRKKMLEYIQKNECRSKMISAYFGEKNLKLCGKCDICRKRKKMGITEKDFARVYAEIEQILQKKPISIDDLLALKINFPEEKLLQIIRFLIDDGILTLKDRKLSLSN